From a single Nitrospirota bacterium genomic region:
- a CDS encoding OmpA family protein: protein MMIRYAHIGRMALLMGSVLFVVGCAAPSTAPSGSHGKQFTTMWEEIYGRLKPEIDSGNISVERGEVTLASPSVTTDQAGTNSDGVGLSSSAAAVGTPVPGAASREFIRIRLTDRVLFDSGDDQIKADGVNVLSRLGRILAGEKGLEIVIQGYTDNASIRERLRSKFSDNMALSQARAANASQILRSNGVAPESLRLEWFGESRPISSNDSEEGRRRNRRVEIMITPK, encoded by the coding sequence ATGATGATACGATATGCTCACATTGGTCGTATGGCGCTCCTCATGGGCTCCGTACTCTTTGTTGTCGGCTGTGCCGCTCCGTCAACCGCCCCGTCTGGCAGTCATGGCAAGCAGTTCACGACCATGTGGGAGGAAATTTACGGGCGGCTCAAACCGGAAATCGACAGCGGCAATATTTCCGTCGAACGTGGTGAGGTCACTCTGGCAAGTCCTTCTGTCACGACCGACCAGGCGGGCACCAACTCCGATGGCGTGGGGTTGTCTTCATCTGCCGCAGCCGTCGGTACGCCCGTACCAGGCGCGGCATCGCGTGAGTTTATCCGCATTCGATTGACCGATCGTGTGCTCTTCGACTCGGGAGACGATCAGATCAAAGCTGACGGGGTCAATGTGCTGAGCAGGCTCGGCCGTATTTTAGCTGGGGAAAAGGGGCTTGAAATCGTCATCCAGGGTTATACGGACAATGCGTCTATCCGCGAGCGCCTCCGCTCAAAATTTTCTGACAACATGGCGCTGTCTCAGGCCAGAGCGGCGAACGCCTCGCAGATACTCCGGAGCAACGGTGTGGCCCCTGAGAGCCTGCGGCTGGAGTGGTTTGGCGAGAGCCGTCCCATCAGTAGCAACGACTCCGAGGAGGGGCGACGGCGAAACCGGCGTGTCGAAATCATGATTACCCCGAAGTAA
- a CDS encoding CotH kinase family protein translates to MGAYWAMLMVALLAGCGSGGDGTSASTSQKATAGEVAQALPLLRLSTDSGADVTSKEVYLPGSYILRDEHGQVLLSGAMEIKGRGNFTWGLPKKPYHIKLATSSSLLGMPANRHWVLLANYVDKTLFRNDITFQLSRSVRMEYTPRSKFVDVEVNGVYLGVYQLTEHVRIAPDRVNIPELKAGDTAANLITGGYLIEVDATRGEAFCFDSSRSGMTFCLKNPEKLLEAGWEDKRAYIETYIAQTEDAIFSADFSDPVVGYAAYLDVDSAINYYLINELVKNVDGDLRRSTFLYKKRDGKLTFGPVWDFDIAIGNAEGRGAETNGWRIRGAPWFDRMFQDPAFEAQVKVKWAQLKATGQLNDVFTYIDRQSLYLSKVQERNFETWDILRIFVWPSPIAPGTYAGEVAYMKDWLRDRIAWMDAEFSR, encoded by the coding sequence ATGGGTGCCTATTGGGCGATGCTGATGGTTGCTTTGCTCGCCGGATGTGGCTCGGGTGGCGATGGGACAAGTGCGAGCACGTCGCAGAAAGCTACGGCTGGTGAAGTGGCTCAGGCGCTTCCTCTGCTGAGACTCTCGACAGACAGTGGTGCCGATGTCACGTCCAAAGAGGTGTATCTGCCAGGCAGCTATATCTTGAGAGATGAGCATGGTCAGGTACTGCTTTCGGGAGCCATGGAGATAAAAGGTCGTGGCAACTTTACCTGGGGTCTGCCTAAAAAACCGTATCACATTAAGTTAGCCACGAGCAGCTCTTTACTCGGAATGCCTGCGAACAGGCATTGGGTGTTGCTGGCTAACTATGTGGATAAGACACTGTTTCGAAACGATATCACCTTTCAACTCAGCCGCTCAGTGAGGATGGAGTACACTCCGAGGTCGAAATTCGTGGATGTGGAAGTAAATGGGGTCTACCTAGGTGTGTATCAGTTGACTGAACATGTCCGGATCGCTCCTGATCGGGTCAATATTCCGGAACTGAAAGCCGGGGATACGGCTGCCAATCTCATTACAGGTGGTTATTTGATTGAGGTTGATGCAACGCGGGGTGAAGCGTTTTGCTTTGACTCGTCAAGGTCTGGGATGACGTTTTGCCTGAAGAATCCGGAGAAGCTTCTCGAGGCTGGCTGGGAAGATAAGCGCGCCTACATTGAGACGTATATTGCACAGACTGAGGACGCAATCTTTTCTGCAGATTTTTCCGATCCTGTCGTAGGGTATGCGGCCTATCTCGACGTGGACTCGGCGATCAACTATTACTTGATTAATGAACTGGTCAAGAATGTTGACGGAGATCTTCGTCGCAGTACATTTTTATATAAAAAGCGTGATGGTAAGTTGACCTTTGGCCCGGTGTGGGATTTTGATATTGCCATTGGAAATGCCGAGGGCCGTGGCGCAGAGACAAATGGTTGGCGCATTCGGGGAGCCCCATGGTTCGATCGGATGTTTCAAGATCCGGCCTTTGAGGCGCAGGTCAAGGTGAAATGGGCGCAACTTAAAGCCACGGGACAGCTTAATGACGTGTTCACCTATATCGATCGTCAATCACTCTATTTGAGTAAAGTGCAGGAGAGGAATTTTGAGACCTGGGATATTCTGAGGATTTTTGTATGGCCTAGTCCCATAGCGCCGGGTACGTATGCCGGTGAAGTAGCCTACATGAAAGATTGGTTGAGGGATCGTATCGCATGGATGGATGCTGAGTTCTCACGGTAG
- a CDS encoding tetratricopeptide repeat protein — MKPVKGRPQETPQAHVGRAPEASAIRALLNEGAAHLQGGRLQEAEGSYRRALDLAPNHPDALHYLGLLLYRLNRFDEAITTISRAIEQAPASPLYSFNLGVVAQKAARPDEAIRAYRQAVTLNPRHLEAWINLGNVLKDRGALPESIEAYQQALTVNPSHADTHNNLGAAFKEQGEMERARTSYRQAIHLKPTHVEALNNLGLALMETGSLDEAIASFTRALTIMPGYLKALYNLGIAWSWAGEHEKAVDCLQRAATAKHDHAKPVTDSFVYRSRITHDLEQIRYLFQRQLLHDEHRPYFQALQQLDGELRRRPDPGNRIPIAPHTLAPVAASFNRLLYRAPNPYLPGGALHPDLNVEAVESRYLAQQPEVTYIDGLLNHEALDALRRFCWESTVWKKDYENGYIGAFLGDGFASPLLLQIAEELRLKFPRIFKQHRLTQAWAFKHDSTRRGLNIHADAAAVNVNFWITPDEANLNQETGGLVVYDKEAPRDWNFQEYNSDKNKPKILAWLKQMGAQTVKVPYRTNRAIVFNSDLFHETDEIAFKDEYLCRRINITLLYGFRRNG; from the coding sequence ATGAAACCAGTCAAAGGTCGCCCCCAAGAGACCCCACAGGCCCATGTCGGTCGAGCGCCGGAGGCCTCAGCCATTCGCGCCTTGCTGAACGAAGGCGCCGCGCATCTGCAAGGAGGCCGACTCCAGGAGGCAGAAGGCTCCTATCGGCGGGCCCTCGACTTAGCCCCGAACCATCCGGACGCATTACACTATCTCGGCCTCTTGCTCTACCGACTCAATCGATTCGACGAGGCCATCACCACCATCTCCCGCGCCATCGAACAGGCTCCCGCCTCGCCACTCTATTCATTTAACCTTGGCGTCGTGGCCCAAAAAGCGGCTCGTCCTGACGAAGCCATCCGCGCCTACCGGCAGGCTGTCACATTGAACCCACGGCATCTTGAAGCCTGGATCAACCTGGGCAATGTGCTCAAAGACCGCGGTGCGCTCCCTGAATCCATTGAGGCCTACCAACAAGCCCTGACCGTCAATCCGTCCCATGCCGACACCCATAACAATCTCGGCGCCGCCTTCAAGGAACAGGGCGAAATGGAACGGGCGCGCACCTCCTATCGTCAGGCTATTCACTTGAAGCCGACCCATGTCGAAGCACTCAACAATCTGGGTCTGGCCTTGATGGAAACCGGATCGCTGGACGAGGCGATTGCGTCATTCACAAGGGCGCTTACGATCATGCCTGGCTATCTGAAGGCCCTCTACAATCTCGGCATCGCCTGGTCCTGGGCAGGAGAACATGAGAAGGCCGTCGATTGCCTCCAACGAGCGGCGACGGCCAAACATGATCATGCCAAGCCCGTGACCGACTCCTTCGTCTATCGCTCACGCATCACCCATGATCTTGAACAAATTCGGTATCTGTTCCAGCGACAACTTCTACATGACGAGCATCGTCCCTACTTTCAGGCGCTCCAACAACTCGACGGCGAATTGCGCCGCCGCCCCGATCCTGGCAATCGAATTCCCATCGCCCCACACACGCTCGCGCCGGTTGCGGCCTCGTTCAATCGGCTCCTGTATCGCGCTCCGAATCCATATCTCCCGGGTGGCGCACTCCATCCCGACTTGAACGTCGAGGCCGTGGAATCTCGCTATCTGGCTCAGCAACCGGAGGTCACCTATATCGACGGGCTGCTGAATCACGAAGCATTAGACGCCCTGCGCCGTTTTTGTTGGGAGTCCACCGTCTGGAAGAAGGATTACGAGAATGGCTATATCGGGGCGTTTCTGGGCGATGGATTCGCCTCGCCCCTGCTCCTCCAAATTGCCGAAGAGCTGCGGTTGAAGTTTCCCCGCATCTTCAAGCAGCACCGGCTCACCCAGGCCTGGGCCTTCAAACATGACAGCACCAGACGCGGACTCAACATCCATGCCGACGCCGCAGCGGTCAATGTGAATTTCTGGATTACGCCCGACGAGGCCAACCTCAATCAGGAGACGGGCGGGTTGGTCGTGTACGACAAGGAAGCGCCACGAGACTGGAATTTTCAGGAATATAACAGCGACAAGAACAAACCGAAGATTCTCGCCTGGCTCAAGCAGATGGGCGCGCAAACGGTGAAGGTCCCCTATCGCACCAATCGCGCAATCGTCTTCAACTCGGACCTCTTCCACGAAACGGACGAGATCGCCTTCAAGGACGAGTACCTCTGCCGGCGGATCAACATCACCTTGCTCTATGGGTTTCGTCGAAACGGCTGA
- a CDS encoding PilZ domain-containing protein, producing the protein MDKRQHPRFPARFHSSFTSVAVVSGEGEVVDLSQRGCCVVCKTAVHPGGTITLRVHVLPDEPSITIQEAVVRWTREGRFGVEFVSLIPEEWTRLQHAVTQLELHPYQRPADETSDVA; encoded by the coding sequence ATGGATAAGCGGCAGCATCCCCGGTTCCCCGCCAGGTTTCACAGTTCCTTTACTTCTGTCGCAGTGGTCAGCGGAGAGGGCGAAGTGGTCGATCTTTCGCAGCGAGGCTGCTGCGTGGTCTGCAAGACCGCCGTGCATCCGGGAGGCACGATCACGCTCCGCGTCCATGTTCTGCCGGATGAGCCTTCGATCACCATTCAGGAAGCGGTCGTGCGGTGGACGCGCGAGGGTCGATTCGGAGTCGAATTCGTGTCCTTAATCCCTGAAGAATGGACTCGTTTGCAGCATGCCGTGACGCAGTTGGAACTACACCCCTACCAGCGACCGGCTGACGAGACATCCGACGTGGCGTAA
- a CDS encoding RtcB family protein — protein MKLNTEMKVNRITDEIWEIPMSEKSGMLVPARIYATRNILQSMDSGVFDQVTNVACLPGIRRYALCMPDGHWGYGFPIGGVAAFDAQEGIISPGGVGYDINCGMRLIRTDLTLADVQPHLERLMTELFRKVPAGVGASGFVRLSREEFGRVMTHGAKWCVERGYGWHRDLIRMEEGGCIEGVDASVVTDHALQRGINQLGTLGSGNHYLEVQVVSNDRIFDPVTAAALGITGHEQIVVMVHCGSRGFGHQVASDYLKVFEKSMRRYGITVKDQQLACAPFRSPEGQEYFSAMNCAANTAFANRQVITHQIREAFATVFGRSAEALGMELVYDVAHNIAKVERYPEGELVVHRKGATRAFGPGSPELPDIFRQTGQPVICGGSMETGSYLLVGTDHAVRDTFGSTMHGAGRTMSRAQAKRTVRGRELQEQMQQRGILVKAVSMSGLAEEAGLAYKDISEVVESVDRAGITKKVAELRPIGNIKG, from the coding sequence ATGAAATTGAACACCGAGATGAAGGTGAATCGGATCACGGACGAGATTTGGGAAATCCCCATGTCTGAAAAGTCCGGCATGTTGGTGCCTGCCAGGATTTATGCCACCAGGAATATTCTGCAATCTATGGATTCCGGGGTGTTCGATCAGGTGACCAATGTCGCTTGTCTGCCCGGCATCAGACGGTATGCGCTCTGTATGCCGGATGGGCATTGGGGCTATGGATTCCCGATCGGGGGTGTTGCGGCGTTCGATGCGCAAGAGGGCATCATCTCTCCAGGCGGTGTGGGCTACGATATCAACTGCGGCATGCGGCTGATTCGAACAGACTTAACGTTGGCGGATGTGCAGCCGCATCTCGAGAGGCTTATGACCGAACTCTTCAGGAAAGTACCAGCCGGCGTCGGGGCGAGTGGATTCGTTCGGCTTTCGCGGGAGGAGTTCGGTCGCGTGATGACCCATGGGGCCAAGTGGTGTGTGGAGCGGGGATATGGGTGGCATCGGGATCTCATCCGTATGGAAGAAGGTGGCTGCATCGAGGGGGTCGATGCGTCGGTCGTGACCGACCATGCCCTTCAACGAGGCATCAATCAGCTGGGAACCTTGGGGTCGGGCAATCATTACCTCGAAGTTCAGGTGGTCTCGAACGATCGGATATTCGATCCGGTCACGGCTGCGGCGCTTGGGATTACCGGCCACGAGCAGATCGTGGTGATGGTGCATTGTGGGTCACGCGGGTTCGGACATCAGGTGGCGAGCGACTATCTGAAGGTATTTGAAAAGTCCATGCGCCGGTATGGCATCACGGTGAAGGATCAACAGCTGGCCTGCGCGCCGTTTCGGTCTCCCGAGGGGCAGGAGTATTTTTCCGCGATGAACTGTGCTGCAAATACGGCGTTTGCCAACCGCCAGGTCATCACGCATCAGATTCGCGAAGCCTTTGCGACGGTCTTCGGCCGGTCCGCCGAGGCTCTGGGCATGGAGCTGGTGTACGACGTGGCGCATAACATCGCCAAGGTCGAACGGTATCCGGAAGGGGAGCTCGTGGTGCATCGAAAAGGCGCAACCAGAGCATTCGGGCCGGGGAGTCCGGAGCTGCCGGATATATTTCGGCAGACAGGCCAGCCGGTCATCTGTGGGGGATCGATGGAGACCGGTTCCTATCTGCTCGTGGGGACGGACCATGCGGTGCGCGATACGTTCGGCTCGACGATGCATGGAGCCGGAAGAACCATGTCCCGCGCGCAAGCGAAGCGAACGGTCCGCGGCAGGGAGTTGCAGGAACAGATGCAACAGCGCGGCATCCTGGTCAAGGCTGTGTCGATGTCGGGCCTCGCGGAGGAGGCAGGCTTGGCCTACAAAGACATCTCTGAAGTGGTGGAGTCGGTCGATCGGGCGGGAATCACAAAAAAGGTGGCGGAATTAAGACCGATTGGCAATATAAAGGGGTAA
- a CDS encoding archease, with amino-acid sequence MAWTIRWRENIALADAAFEVDASSVEEVFRGATEALLQSLANPVTVSGGWERSIERTDLDLSALLFDWLSEIVYWKDAAGVVFREAPLTLAQAGDLWLLRARLIGAPVDYRTQELHADVKGITKHLYHVSQDAGHWKALVVLDV; translated from the coding sequence ATGGCCTGGACCATTCGCTGGCGTGAAAACATTGCCCTGGCCGATGCCGCCTTCGAAGTCGACGCGTCGTCGGTTGAGGAGGTCTTTCGCGGTGCAACAGAGGCTCTCCTTCAAAGCCTGGCAAACCCTGTTACCGTGTCGGGCGGATGGGAGCGGTCTATTGAACGGACCGATCTGGACCTCTCGGCTCTGTTGTTCGATTGGTTGTCGGAGATTGTCTATTGGAAAGATGCCGCAGGGGTGGTCTTCCGAGAGGCCCCGCTCACGTTGGCTCAGGCGGGAGACCTCTGGTTGTTGCGAGCACGGTTGATCGGCGCGCCGGTGGATTACCGGACACAAGAGCTCCATGCCGATGTGAAGGGGATCACGAAACATCTGTACCATGTGAGTCAGGACGCGGGGCATTGGAAGGCTCTGGTGGTGTTGGACGTATGA
- the sdhB gene encoding succinate dehydrogenase iron-sulfur subunit, whose protein sequence is MRLTFTIQRFNPEVDSTPHPQEFRLDVGRGMTVLDALIRIKNECDGSLALRYSCRSAICGSCSMTINGREKLACRTSLRKELDRHGDIIVAPLRNLPVIKDLVVDMAPFWEKIHDVHPWLVPGSRHSHEGVIAQMKARGHANPEFHNVDACIMCGACVAACTVYEVSKGFAGPAALAKADRFLSDPREAPSATRARLSALQSEHGIWDCTRCNFCVEVCPKDVKPMEAIIRLRRASLEQGMTTTGGARHILGFADLVEQQGRLNEAIMPLKVVGFAPRAVWRILPLGLKMFFKGKVPNPLGHAIPGLSHLQALIRRVRRATPPA, encoded by the coding sequence ATGCGCCTGACTTTCACGATCCAACGATTCAACCCCGAAGTCGATTCCACTCCCCATCCTCAAGAGTTCCGTCTCGATGTCGGTCGTGGGATGACGGTGCTCGATGCATTGATTCGGATCAAGAACGAATGTGACGGGAGCCTGGCCCTCCGTTATTCCTGCCGTTCTGCGATTTGTGGTTCCTGCTCAATGACGATCAACGGGCGCGAGAAACTTGCCTGCCGGACTTCTCTTCGCAAAGAACTCGACCGACATGGGGACATCATCGTGGCGCCGCTTCGCAACTTGCCGGTGATCAAGGACCTGGTCGTGGATATGGCTCCGTTCTGGGAGAAGATTCACGACGTGCATCCCTGGCTGGTGCCGGGGTCTCGGCATTCTCATGAGGGTGTGATTGCGCAGATGAAGGCGCGGGGACACGCCAATCCGGAGTTCCACAATGTCGATGCCTGTATCATGTGTGGCGCCTGCGTCGCGGCCTGTACAGTGTATGAAGTGTCGAAGGGCTTTGCCGGTCCCGCAGCCTTGGCGAAGGCCGATCGCTTTCTCTCCGACCCACGCGAGGCCCCGTCGGCGACGCGCGCCAGGCTGTCGGCTCTCCAGAGCGAACACGGGATTTGGGACTGTACGCGCTGCAACTTCTGCGTCGAAGTCTGTCCGAAAGATGTCAAACCGATGGAGGCGATCATCCGGTTGCGGCGGGCTTCGCTTGAACAAGGCATGACCACGACCGGCGGTGCCCGTCATATCCTTGGCTTTGCCGATCTGGTCGAACAGCAAGGGCGTTTGAATGAAGCGATCATGCCGCTTAAAGTGGTCGGGTTCGCACCGCGTGCTGTATGGCGCATCTTGCCTCTGGGCCTCAAGATGTTCTTCAAAGGGAAAGTGCCCAATCCTCTCGGACATGCGATCCCCGGACTCAGCCACCTCCAGGCGCTCATTCGGCGAGTGCGACGCGCCACACCTCCAGCCTGA
- a CDS encoding Xaa-Pro peptidase family protein has protein sequence MASSTSPAQRATVFIAASESDSNLYYATKFIAPDPFIYLEIKGERILVMSDLEMDRAKSQSSVDRVVSYSEVEGRAKTQGIAEPGTVEVVHILLREAGITQITVPANFPFGHAVKFQSLGYQLHPKRDPFYEQRVVKTAEEVRYIEAAQRATEQAVAAAHNVLRQASINNDQLWHEGAPLTSERVKKLINVALMECDCVAQHTIVAGGEQACDPHNEGSGPLPAHRSIIFDVFPRSASNRYFADMSRTVVRGTPSAELKRLYQTVLDAQEEAITKIKDGADGKRIHQGICTRFEKAGYQTGLVNGRMQGYFHGTGHGVGLDIHEAPRISRTGSLLQEGHVVTVEPGLYYPGLGAVRIEDMVLVTKDGCRNLTNFPKIFELG, from the coding sequence ATGGCGTCATCTACTTCACCAGCTCAACGTGCGACAGTCTTTATCGCTGCCAGCGAGAGCGACTCCAATCTCTATTACGCGACGAAGTTTATTGCGCCGGACCCCTTTATCTATTTAGAGATTAAGGGTGAACGGATTCTGGTGATGAGCGATCTTGAAATGGATCGGGCAAAAAGCCAATCGTCCGTCGATCGAGTGGTCTCCTATTCGGAGGTCGAAGGGCGAGCGAAGACGCAAGGCATTGCCGAGCCAGGTACGGTCGAGGTGGTGCATATCCTCTTGCGAGAAGCCGGCATCACGCAGATCACGGTCCCGGCGAATTTTCCTTTCGGCCATGCCGTCAAGTTCCAGTCGTTGGGCTATCAGCTGCATCCAAAGCGAGACCCGTTTTACGAACAACGCGTAGTGAAGACCGCCGAAGAAGTGCGCTATATCGAAGCGGCCCAGCGCGCGACCGAGCAAGCGGTTGCAGCAGCCCACAATGTGTTGCGCCAGGCGTCGATCAACAACGATCAGCTCTGGCACGAGGGTGCGCCGCTGACGTCGGAGCGCGTGAAAAAACTGATCAATGTGGCGTTGATGGAGTGCGATTGCGTGGCTCAGCATACCATCGTTGCCGGAGGGGAGCAGGCCTGCGACCCGCACAACGAAGGCAGTGGTCCGTTGCCCGCTCACCGCAGCATTATTTTCGACGTATTTCCCCGTTCGGCCTCCAATCGATATTTCGCCGACATGTCCAGGACGGTCGTACGAGGGACACCGAGCGCTGAACTGAAGCGACTCTACCAGACGGTTTTGGATGCGCAGGAAGAGGCCATCACCAAAATCAAGGACGGGGCGGACGGGAAGCGCATTCATCAAGGGATTTGCACCAGATTTGAAAAAGCCGGATACCAGACCGGCCTTGTAAATGGCCGGATGCAGGGCTATTTCCACGGCACCGGCCATGGGGTCGGTCTCGATATCCATGAAGCGCCTCGTATCAGCCGAACCGGTTCGTTGCTCCAAGAAGGTCATGTGGTGACCGTCGAGCCCGGCCTCTATTATCCAGGCCTCGGCGCCGTCCGCATCGAGGATATGGTGCTCGTCACGAAAGACGGTTGCCGCAATCTGACGAACTTTCCGAAGATTTTCGAATTAGGTTAA